A part of Corynebacterium mustelae genomic DNA contains:
- a CDS encoding S1C family serine protease, translating into MNTQPHNFGHDETRGFPQQWTQSQPQPQQQTAGGYQQSYNHISNPYTTQQPAEPLPKQEEEKSTQERTIGLVPAIALALVAAIGSGAITGVYVSKQSSVGNSRSSVVETLKQPVGNNGNAEDAGGVQAVASAVLPTVVSIQVLTRSESSEGSGSIISPDGYVLTNNHVVESAGQETAEITVTMNDGSTHSARFIAGDVNTDVAVIKIEGVADLPTISLGDSDGLAVGQQVVAIGSPLGLSSTVTSGIVSALNRPVRAGGGSSGETSLIDAIQTDAAINPGNSGGPLVDMSGALIGINSVIASNSVTPDSAGSIGLGFAIPANFARRVAQQLIERGQATQPMIGIQLSQNPRIHGAEIVEVSPNGPGDKAGLNSGEIVVGMNGRIIDSADALIAAVRSSDFGEKISLEVTDSEGNNSRMVEVTLTTE; encoded by the coding sequence ATGAACACACAACCTCATAATTTTGGACATGATGAAACCCGTGGTTTTCCACAGCAATGGACCCAGTCACAGCCACAACCGCAGCAGCAGACTGCGGGTGGATATCAGCAGTCCTACAATCACATATCCAATCCATATACCACGCAGCAACCTGCTGAGCCGTTACCGAAGCAGGAGGAAGAAAAAAGTACGCAGGAGCGAACAATTGGGCTTGTACCTGCAATCGCGTTGGCGCTGGTGGCAGCGATTGGTTCCGGCGCTATTACAGGGGTGTATGTTTCGAAGCAGTCGTCGGTAGGCAATTCCCGTAGTTCTGTAGTTGAAACTTTAAAACAACCAGTGGGTAATAATGGCAATGCAGAAGACGCCGGAGGGGTACAAGCTGTAGCATCAGCGGTATTGCCTACCGTCGTATCCATCCAAGTACTTACTCGTTCGGAATCCAGTGAAGGTTCTGGCTCTATTATTTCACCTGATGGCTATGTCCTTACCAATAACCATGTGGTGGAATCTGCAGGACAGGAGACTGCAGAGATCACGGTTACCATGAATGACGGCAGTACTCATTCCGCGCGGTTTATCGCTGGCGATGTCAATACCGACGTTGCTGTGATCAAAATTGAGGGGGTTGCAGATCTGCCGACGATTAGTTTAGGAGACAGCGACGGACTGGCTGTTGGCCAGCAGGTAGTTGCGATCGGGTCGCCTTTAGGTCTTTCTTCAACTGTTACGTCTGGTATTGTCTCCGCACTCAATCGGCCGGTGCGTGCAGGGGGCGGCAGTTCCGGTGAGACCTCGCTTATCGACGCAATTCAAACGGATGCAGCGATTAATCCTGGGAACTCTGGCGGCCCGTTGGTTGATATGTCAGGAGCGCTTATCGGCATCAATTCGGTGATTGCCTCAAATTCAGTGACTCCAGATTCTGCTGGTTCGATCGGCTTAGGTTTCGCTATTCCTGCGAATTTTGCTCGCCGGGTTGCCCAGCAATTGATTGAGCGTGGGCAGGCGACCCAACCAATGATTGGTATTCAGCTATCTCAGAACCCTCGAATTCACGGTGCCGAGATTGTAGAGGTGTCTCCGAACGGTCCTGGGGATAAGGCAGGACTGAACAGTGGCGAAATCGTGGTTGGAATGAACGGTCGAATTATCGACAGCGCCGACGCGTTAATCGCCGCAGTTCGTAGTAGTGATTTTGGTGAAAAGATCTCATTGGAAGTTACAGATTCCGAAGGAAATAATTCGAGAATGGTAGAGGTTACGTTAACAACCGAGTAA
- a CDS encoding MogA/MoaB family molybdenum cofactor biosynthesis protein yields MDPHDVLAEVDAVDASEKLADIGEPDEDFFRAEEAADQARAEGKRLAPRRALVVLVADHAVGAGPDADQLVAELLSEGGFVVDAVVRVRSKRSQIRKAIEMGVIGGVDLVLTVGGTGVGPRDKTPEATRDILDQLVPGITQALRSSGLQCGAVDAAVSRGLSGVSGSTVVINSAGSRQAIRDGMATMTPLVHHLLDQLRRVEMT; encoded by the coding sequence ATGGATCCACACGACGTGCTTGCAGAAGTTGATGCAGTAGACGCCTCGGAAAAATTGGCGGATATTGGTGAACCCGATGAGGATTTTTTCCGAGCGGAAGAAGCTGCCGACCAAGCTCGCGCTGAGGGAAAGCGGTTGGCGCCCAGGCGGGCCCTGGTAGTTCTCGTGGCAGACCACGCTGTGGGTGCTGGCCCCGATGCAGACCAATTGGTTGCTGAGCTCCTATCTGAGGGCGGGTTCGTCGTTGATGCCGTTGTGCGAGTGCGATCAAAGCGGTCTCAGATTCGTAAAGCAATAGAAATGGGCGTTATCGGCGGGGTCGATTTGGTGCTCACCGTAGGTGGGACTGGGGTAGGGCCACGGGATAAAACACCTGAAGCTACCCGCGATATTCTTGATCAATTAGTGCCAGGTATTACCCAAGCACTGCGTAGCTCGGGTCTGCAATGCGGGGCAGTGGATGCCGCCGTATCACGTGGCCTTTCGGGTGTCTCCGGTTCTACTGTCGTGATTAACTCAGCAGGTTCCCGACAGGCTATTCGCGACGGCATGGCCACCATGACGCCGCTGGTGCATCATTTACTTGACCAATTACGCCGGGTGGAAATGACGTAA
- the mscL gene encoding large conductance mechanosensitive channel protein MscL, which produces MLKGFKDFILRGNVVELAVAVVIGTAFTAIVTAFTDNLINPMLAAVGGADVSGLGFQIIASNPNTFVDFGAVITAALNFLIIAAVVYFILVAPMNKLNEMMAARKQVETEEEEPAPIEVELLTEIRDLLKQQKTL; this is translated from the coding sequence ATGCTTAAGGGATTTAAGGATTTCATCCTCCGTGGCAATGTTGTTGAACTTGCCGTCGCCGTCGTTATCGGTACTGCATTCACCGCAATTGTCACCGCGTTCACTGACAACCTCATCAACCCAATGTTGGCCGCTGTAGGCGGCGCCGATGTTTCTGGTTTGGGCTTCCAGATCATCGCCAGCAACCCCAACACTTTCGTTGACTTCGGTGCGGTAATCACCGCAGCACTGAACTTCCTGATTATCGCAGCTGTAGTGTACTTCATCTTGGTTGCGCCAATGAACAAGCTCAACGAAATGATGGCAGCTCGTAAGCAAGTGGAAACCGAAGAAGAAGAGCCAGCTCCAATCGAGGTTGAACTTCTCACCGAGATCCGCGATCTCCTCAAGCAGCAAAAGACCCTGTAA
- a CDS encoding SAF domain-containing protein, protein MKTFLTTPGYRRSLALRRVTAAALVIAALCFSTLHLAQQELPVVIYSTTVAAGSRLTEADVRIARMPRSMIPENSVTNPEEIIGNVTVVSRPNGSIVTRHDFVETTLISTKVTNDTEAFGNEDSNIIPIKLAEPTLAGLLRPGDVISILTTESDKSEPVMIAAGGRVVFAVTEASELPGATPGTVLVSLPATAAQHVAAASLSLPLAVVVTGDRSHE, encoded by the coding sequence ATGAAGACTTTTTTGACTACTCCAGGCTATCGACGTTCGTTGGCGCTTCGTCGAGTTACGGCTGCAGCTTTGGTCATTGCCGCATTGTGCTTTTCGACGCTTCATTTGGCGCAACAAGAATTACCAGTTGTCATTTATTCCACAACGGTTGCGGCAGGATCGCGACTAACGGAAGCCGATGTCCGGATTGCCCGAATGCCGCGCTCAATGATCCCTGAGAACAGTGTCACAAATCCGGAAGAAATTATTGGGAATGTAACTGTTGTTTCACGCCCGAATGGGTCCATTGTAACCCGTCACGATTTCGTTGAAACGACCCTCATATCCACGAAAGTGACCAACGACACAGAAGCTTTTGGTAATGAGGATTCCAACATAATTCCGATCAAATTAGCGGAACCGACATTGGCGGGTTTACTGCGACCAGGTGACGTGATTTCCATTCTTACAACCGAATCCGATAAGTCTGAACCAGTGATGATAGCTGCAGGTGGCCGGGTAGTTTTTGCGGTAACGGAAGCCAGCGAACTACCCGGAGCGACCCCTGGCACTGTCTTGGTTTCATTGCCCGCAACCGCAGCCCAACACGTAGCTGCCGCAAGTCTATCGCTACCACTAGCAGTAGTTGTTACAGGCGATCGATCGCATGAATAA
- a CDS encoding 5-formyltetrahydrofolate cyclo-ligase has product MRLADVPERKSALRSRIRESRKKITPELKGRRDSKLSERTVALISALPHSRVAAFVPMPSEPGGDFFLPAVACACKELWLPVCYPKGQLRWGQYTGPESLRPGKFGILEPITPTADSAALSALDAVFVPALAIDEAGFRLGQGAGYYDRAMADFSGLLVAVVYAHEVLPVGEVPTQQHDIKCSAIITDEGTIWVGE; this is encoded by the coding sequence ATGAGGTTAGCTGATGTACCCGAGCGAAAGTCGGCGTTACGCTCCCGTATTAGGGAATCCCGGAAGAAAATTACCCCCGAATTAAAGGGGAGACGCGACAGCAAACTTTCCGAGCGGACTGTAGCACTTATTTCCGCCCTCCCCCATTCGCGGGTTGCAGCGTTTGTTCCGATGCCATCAGAACCAGGCGGAGATTTTTTCCTTCCCGCAGTCGCTTGTGCCTGTAAAGAGCTCTGGCTACCTGTCTGTTATCCAAAGGGTCAATTACGGTGGGGCCAGTATACGGGACCGGAATCACTCCGCCCCGGAAAGTTTGGAATTTTAGAACCGATAACCCCAACAGCAGACTCAGCTGCGTTATCAGCATTAGATGCGGTCTTTGTCCCAGCATTAGCAATTGACGAAGCTGGGTTTCGGCTTGGTCAGGGCGCTGGCTACTACGATCGGGCCATGGCGGATTTCTCAGGGCTACTTGTGGCAGTGGTGTACGCCCATGAGGTATTGCCAGTAGGGGAAGTACCGACCCAGCAACATGACATTAAATGTTCTGCGATTATCACAGATGAGGGAACCATTTGGGTCGGTGAGTGA
- a CDS encoding UTP--glucose-1-phosphate uridylyltransferase, with the protein MSSANTHISTAVRTVIIPAAGMGTRFLPATKTVPKELLPVVDTPGIELIAEEAAQLGATRLAIITAPNKQEVLAHFEDCPDLEKTLAERGKTTQLAKVHRAVELPKPVPVEQAKPLGLGHAVSLAEAVLDDDEDVVAVMLPDDLVLPMGVVKKMAEVRATLGGSVLCAFNVPKEEVYNYGVFDIEDVENYDGEYVVKRVKGMVEKPAVDEAPSTFVATGRYLLDRAIFDALRRITPGTGGELQLTDAIASLIDAGHPVHILVHEGKRHDLGNPGGYIPAVVDFGLADPTYGPTLKKVLREILDEHQA; encoded by the coding sequence ATGAGTTCTGCCAATACACATATCTCCACAGCAGTGCGTACGGTTATCATTCCTGCTGCTGGTATGGGGACCCGATTTCTCCCAGCCACTAAAACAGTTCCAAAAGAGCTGTTGCCCGTTGTCGATACACCAGGTATCGAATTAATCGCAGAAGAAGCAGCCCAACTGGGAGCTACTCGATTGGCAATCATCACCGCGCCCAACAAACAAGAGGTCTTGGCTCACTTCGAAGATTGTCCGGATTTGGAAAAAACCCTCGCTGAACGCGGGAAAACAACTCAATTGGCCAAAGTGCACCGGGCGGTAGAACTGCCCAAACCTGTCCCTGTGGAACAAGCCAAACCACTCGGGCTCGGCCATGCAGTCAGCCTTGCCGAGGCGGTGCTTGACGACGACGAAGACGTCGTCGCAGTCATGCTACCCGACGACCTGGTTCTGCCAATGGGCGTTGTGAAAAAGATGGCCGAAGTGCGTGCCACACTCGGCGGCTCCGTACTGTGCGCCTTCAACGTGCCTAAAGAAGAAGTGTACAACTACGGTGTGTTCGACATAGAAGATGTGGAAAACTACGACGGTGAGTACGTCGTCAAGCGAGTAAAGGGAATGGTGGAAAAACCCGCCGTCGACGAAGCCCCCTCAACTTTCGTGGCAACGGGCCGCTACCTCCTCGATCGTGCAATCTTCGACGCGCTGCGCCGCATAACCCCCGGAACCGGCGGAGAACTACAGCTTACAGACGCCATTGCATCACTTATCGACGCCGGTCACCCAGTGCATATCCTTGTGCACGAAGGAAAACGCCACGACCTCGGAAACCCCGGAGGATACATCCCAGCAGTAGTCGACTTTGGTCTTGCCGACCCCACCTACGGGCCCACGCTGAAGAAAGTCCTTCGCGAAATTCTCGACGAGCATCAGGCATAA